A region of the Drosophila subobscura isolate 14011-0131.10 chromosome J, UCBerk_Dsub_1.0, whole genome shotgun sequence genome:
tgtactagTGCGCATATAAAGTGAAAACATTTACACATGTTTGATTTATGGGTCAAGTGTGTGATAAAACTACAAAAGCAgtcggcacacacacacaacacacacactgaagcTGTCTCGCACTGAGACAAAGAGGTTGGAGAATGATAGAGAAAGATAGCAAGGGGGAGATGGCGAGAGATAAACACTGACAGGAGCTGGCGAAATGAAATCTGAGTAAATCATGCAAAATACAAACGAAAGATGAGAATATTTCAGCATGTGCCCCATAGTGAAATTATGCAGTCACGAGGATGTGCGAAATGTCGCAACTCGAGAGCATACGCGAGCGCAagtttgcaaataaaaaaaggaatgaCAAAAGGATGGGCACTCACCTCTACCACCCTACAGTTACcgctcatcctcctcctggaGAGCACCACTCTTCCAGAGTATgtccataaaaatgtatttcagtTAAGTGCCCAGAAATTGGATACTGTCCAGGGCCCTGGACGAGCTGGTGAGCCTGGACAGAGTCCAGCTTAAATGGCATTAAATGCATGCACACAAGGGGCAAAGGTGGAATTACCTTCCTGAATTTTAAACCCTACAAATggtgcaaaaaatatatacatagtTTCAGGCTTGCAAGTCTCGTTTAATCCATTGATTAACTTTGATGGACATGTTGGAAAAATGTGCCAgaatatatgcatatttatacaCAGTTTGGTGatcagtttttggtttcttcgGTGAATTTTTGATCAAAAAATGTGGGGAAACTATGCAGAAATTAATCATTACGGAAGAAATTCTGTATCTAATTTGTAACGCTCATCCCATCCAACCACAGTAATTGAATTTGAGGTCAGGTAAAGTTTATTAGCAAAGACACTCGCCTTCCAAGTCCATATAAATTGTGGCACTCATGATTAGACAACAATTGTAGCTGTCAGCTGTCTAAAGGCTGGTCAACATTTAAATCAGAACACATTCTGTTTTATTTAAGACTTCTGCACAATTTTCCCAGCTGCACAACTAAAAgtgaaaatgatttttcacaaataaacaatttgcatctaaatgaaattggaaaaataattatttacacaGCAATTTGAGTGCAACAGTAACTCttgcaacagaaacaagaacaaataatGGAATAACAAGGGAGACAGCAACAAAGGACAGTCGGGCCGAAAGTCAGGCCTAATTTATGTGaacgaaatgccaaaaattccatttgagACAAAGGCTAGGCCAGAGgagcaaaaattgaaaatgacaAATTGCATTAGGGACAGGACTAGAGCAGCGGCGAATGGcagtgtggggtgtggggtgtggggcgTGCAGTCGGTTTGGTTTTAGATATGAAGTGGGAGTGTTGACCACAAAAATGACAGCACaaagtgtgcaaaaagtgAGCAACAAATTTGTCGGGCTTGGTTATTCATTTATgaagacagcaacagcaacaaacaaaacaaaaggcaattcTCAGCTAAAAGGGGTTTCGGGTTCCTGCCACTCACACTCACCCACACTGAGTCCCTGGACACAGCACACCAACAATAAATGGGAACAGGGCTATAAAAATGCCATCGACAGAAGaaaaattttatttctttttaaattcACATGTAGCAACTCTTGAAGAATATTTACCAGCACAAATAGGTGAAAAATAAAGTACACATCGTAATATAtcctgcaaaaagaaaaacaaaacaaacaaaaacacacacaacacagccCGCCCGCTTAAACCGATTTCATAATCAAAGCTGTATTACTTCGTAAACCTCAAaccacgtacacacacacacacacacacacacacacacgcatggaAACCCGCTACAACCAAGCTTCCACCCATTCCGCCTCACGCACCAgaggaaaatttaattatgagccaaagtacacacaaatttgctgttgctgttttgttttttcggcgtgaaatataattaatttgctaTTTTTAAAGGCCAAAATGGGAAATTTAGCTGAAAAACTGGCGCTAAAATAACACCCTTCCATATTTCCTCCCCATGGAACGCATGAGTAACCGCAGAAATTTCATTACATCTGTAAacaataaagcaaataaatcttgttgctgccttttgctggCACACATAGAAGAATAATTTTATGAGGATATACGGAAATAATTGTACTTAATTATTTCATGCTGTAAGAGAGGGGGAAAATAACAGCGAGAACATAATAATTATCTTAAAAAGGAGTTACAACTCTTTATGTGGAACTTGTGACAACAAATGCTTATTTAAATACGAAAAGAAAATTTTTTAAATGAGTTCCAAGTTTATGGTATTCAGGCAATAAATTCCCTAGAGTAGGAGAGTCACTCCTCTTTGTAATCTAGCAATGCTCAAACACAAACTTAAGACTGTACCCAATCAATATGAAATGCACCAGTGGAATGCATTTAACAACTCACTTTGCTGCCATTTAAATTGGCCATCAAAGCGGCGCCATTGGCATTCGCTTTGACAACGTCACAAACACGCAACGGGATACAGAGAAAAGTGACACAGAGGGTAACTGTGACAGCGTGAAATGTATGGTGGAAGGCAGATGGGGTATTGGGGATGATGGGATGCACGAGTTAGGATCGGTAAAATAATGTACAGTATTCCATTTGGCAGCTGGAGGACAGAATTCGGCAATACCTGCCTGACGCGGCCCTGCCAGACTTCACAGTCATGTCAATAAATTATGTACTGGATTTTCACACAGATACAAGCCCACACgaattcacacacaaacatgtgTGTACAATACACGTGTACTTGTGTTGgttattttgcatttgaagcCTTAGACGCGTGATTTATGTTCAATATGAGAAAATCATGCGAGTACTCAGGCAAGAGGGAACCAgagaaatatacataaattgcaGTGCTCCGCTGCTATAAACGAATAAATGTGAGTCGGTGCAGAggaataaaatcaaatcatattttcacattaaaaatgtaCCCAACCCTAACGACATCCAGGTCCTGGCAAGCCCAATAAAAGCGAAACGTGTCATTCTCCGTCTGTGTTTgcgctttttttatttttcacccgtcaaagaaaagtgaaattccACGCCAAATTGCcggagtttttttttatcatgTTTATCCGGCCAGGATGTCTACAGGGTGCGTGTAGGGTGTTTTTAGGCAGTGGAAGGAATGCGACACAAAGAGAATTACGttgacaaatgaaaatgtcacaGTGAtgataatttattttcccttttctcgattgccctgcccctacccctgcccggctgtggctgtggcgatGGCTTGGACACAGCCGTGTGCCACATTCCTCGGGCATTCTCGCTTTCATCTGACGACAGCTGGGACCCGAGCAATGCGCAATTAAAGGCAATTTTCGACAATTGCTCTGGGGCTTGAACTTTTCCAGAAACACCAAGTCTCAAAGGGAGGGCTCAGACAGTTGTTGAACTTCAAAAAAGGTGATCTGGTCTGGGCTggataatatttatttattttaaatgcttgCTTTCGTTTGTTTACTCCTAATGAAAATATCAGCAGACATTTCGTAgctaaaatttcattaaaatcgtTTAAAAACATGCCTTTTTATTAAGTGTTAAGATTACTTTTTCTGTACCCAGCATCTTaaaaaaatacgagtataaaCATAAAGAGCCTCAGGTTAGGTGCCACATTTTAGAAGTGCATAGAATGGGATTAGCACACccgaaatggaaaatatgtacaGAAATTATAAAGtatttagaaaaatatatgaggaaataaaaacaaaacaagagacTCACTTGCTTCCAGTATTCACTACCTTCGAAATCGGCCTTTGATTATGTTCTTTTTGTCTATCGAGAGCGAAAGTTTGTGGCCGTAAagtttatctgtgtgtgtataggtgatcaaaaaaaattgtttgatttgcgCGCGCAATTACGATTTTAGGAGGGGGGACCCGCACATTCACTCACTTTTAGGCCTTTTAgccatttattatttgccgCTCTTTCAACAGTTAcgctttatattttttctttctttttcactTGCTCTTTatcacttcactcacttttgccgAAACCGCCTGGCACCCCTTGCCATCATTATGACGTCATCACtctcacagaaaaaaaaacgaagcaactcaaaagaacacaagcgaaaaaaaaaacacaaattgaaGCGGCCGCCACAACAAGCAAGATCCCGTTATTTTCACTCGGAGATTGAGACGCCAGTGCCATTTATTGGGCTTATTTTTGCACAGAACAAACGCCTATACTTATTTTCACTATTTCTGATatctttatttactttttaattaaatttttacaCTCTCCACACAAGGGCTTGCACTTTCACGACATTTCTGCCActttttcacatattttcagATTTTTGTACCACTTTTCGGTAAGATTTATCTTTTAAACAATGCCTTCACCTATCACACAGTTTTTTATAAACTTTTAAGAACTTTTTCCAccatttttagcatttttggATCCGCGACGCGAAAAAACGTGCTTCTGCGTTGAAAGGATTTTTTTGAGGGAATCTCTCTCCTCCCGTAAGGGAactcctctcctgtgtctaaacggtcagggaactcctctcctgtgtctaaacggtcagggaattactctcctgtgtctaaacggtcagggaactCCTCTCCTGGTCAGGGAAATGTGGGAGAGCGGCGCAGATTTTGTACTCTTATTGTACTCTCCTCTCTGAAGATCtcattctctttttctttcgctgTTAACATGCGGCCTTTTGtcccttttgttttcgttcgCTGTTAGCTTAATGCTGAAGTAACATGTCTCTGGAACAAACTGTAgagaacgaaagcgaaagtgtGCGGCTGAGCCCAGCTGTGCACATCATTCGCTGTTAGCTCGCTGTTAAATTAACATGAAACTGTTACCTCACGATAAAATTGTTATCTGACTTCGCGACTCCACTTACGATCTACTTTTTCCAGGTACCCAGTAGTCTGGGTCAAATACTTTTTTCTGACtgttcaaaacaaaaacaaacggcaaaaaataaacaaatttgcagCTCTTCAATTGAACTAAAAACTGTTACTTGCGGTATTTGGTGAGTATGTAACGGAGGAGTAAACAGTGAGGAACAGTGGACAAACGCAAACTTTTTCGCATTGCAGCTAGTACGAAATGTCCCGTCGCCATACTGAACACAAGAAGGAAATGCGTGAGGAGCAGTTCCTGCACACAAGCGGATCTCAGCCACTCAATTGGCAGCGTAGACGCAGCCCCACTTTGGATTGTTCGGGAAGAACCACAGAACGATCAGATGAACGCAAACGTCGTAGCGAGCGACGCTACCATAGGGAGAGTGAGTCCAGGCATCGTTCCAAGGATCGCGAACGTCACCTTCGCTATCATGACTCCTCCACGCGCAGCAAACGGAGTCGCCGCTCAAAATCACCAGCTTCAGGCAACGGGCAGGAGAAGGACGAGCAGTCAAAGAATGGATCTGCGGTGGGGGACTACTACAACCTAGACACTGATGAGCCCTTCGACAAGGAGCGCTTTCACCGTGAGACGCAGGAGAAGCTACAGAAGCTGCGGGACTCCATGTCAAAGGAGAGCAACGTGCCTGCACCAGCTAAGGCGCCTTCGAGCGGCTGCAGCTTCGCCAACGATGGATCTTTCTTGGATACTTTCTTGAAAATGCAAAGGGAGGAAACTAATGTCGCCGCTCCATACATTATCGCAGCGGCAGTGGGCGCgccagcaccaccgccactCCTCTGTGtgggtcgtcgtcgtggtggCAAGATCCTGAAGACCGGACGGGTGCCGAAACCGAAGGATGCCACAGAGAAGACTGTGGATCCCACGGACTTTTGGTCAGTGTATCAGGCCGAGGTGGACAAGTACAAGACCACGGGATGTGACACAGAGGATGGCAATCGCAAGTTGGTCATGTGAGACCAATTGGCAGACCCTTCCACAAAGAAAGTTATTCCTGGCTcttctttattgattttgatttgtttttgctttattatAATGTATTTGAGTGGAGGCAAATATAATTCCGGCGAaggccaaaaataaactgtATTTACCCAACAATTTGGCTTGGACTTTGGTTATTTATTGACTGAAAAGTAATTGCAGGTCAGCAAATTGTTGTGTCTGGTATTCGAAATATGTCTGCCGATATTAATTGAGAGAGTGGTTCGCTCTAAGGGTTCCATGACCCCTACACAGAGCGAAATAAGCACTGCGTTTGTTATATTTTCACTTAAAACGAAGTATTCttgcaattca
Encoded here:
- the LOC117893930 gene encoding uncharacterized protein LOC117893930; this translates as MSRRHTEHKKEMREEQFLHTSGSQPLNWQRRRSPTLDCSGRTTERSDERKRRSERRYHRESESRHRSKDRERHLRYHDSSTRSKRSRRSKSPASGNGQEKDEQSKNGSAVGDYYNLDTDEPFDKERFHRETQEKLQKLRDSMSKESNVPAPAKAPSSGCSFANDGSFLDTFLKMQREETNVAAPYIIAAAVGAPAPPPLLCVGRRRGGKILKTGRVPKPKDATEKTVDPTDFWSVYQAEVDKYKTTGCDTEDGNRKLVM